Proteins encoded together in one Psychrobacter sp. 28M-43 window:
- a CDS encoding alpha/beta fold hydrolase yields MTKSNDINSAKLPETLDNHLEDHLNNYPTPEWRKFGEHQWRDSDLSKHLRQAMIDIGDGIELCVEAGGNPNNPPLLMIMGLGSQMIFWPDNFIKRFIDAGFFVIRFDNRDIGLSSKVQIEGLPRISQLKMMVRLQTGLSNKSTQVAYNLTDMAEDTVRLIKALKLGKTHLLGASMGGMIAQIVAARYPSLVQRMALMFTTTNRAFLKPPKPKQLYTLINRPESHSERDIVRHSVWFMKTVGTPGHVNVRMVREIAKIRYQRNFHPLGTVQQLNAILASGSISRFSKQVKAPTIVLHGSADGLIPASQGRVVAKTIPNATFHLIEGMAHDIPEYYQPYMVDLISNHLSSN; encoded by the coding sequence ATGACAAAATCAAATGACATCAATAGTGCCAAATTGCCTGAAACGCTAGATAACCATCTAGAAGATCATCTGAATAACTACCCTACTCCTGAGTGGCGCAAGTTTGGGGAGCATCAATGGCGCGACTCTGACTTGAGTAAGCACCTTCGTCAAGCAATGATTGACATCGGTGATGGTATTGAGTTGTGTGTCGAAGCTGGCGGTAATCCCAACAATCCGCCGCTGCTGATGATCATGGGGCTAGGCTCACAAATGATATTTTGGCCAGACAATTTTATTAAGCGCTTTATCGATGCTGGTTTTTTTGTGATTCGTTTTGATAATCGTGATATTGGTTTGTCCTCTAAAGTACAGATAGAGGGCTTACCGCGTATCAGCCAGCTCAAGATGATGGTACGTCTACAGACTGGTCTGTCTAATAAGAGCACGCAGGTTGCTTATAACTTGACGGACATGGCCGAAGACACCGTACGCTTGATTAAAGCACTCAAGCTGGGTAAAACCCATCTGCTTGGGGCATCAATGGGCGGTATGATTGCACAAATCGTGGCCGCACGTTATCCAAGTTTGGTGCAGCGAATGGCGCTTATGTTTACCACGACCAATCGTGCATTTTTGAAGCCGCCAAAGCCCAAACAGCTATACACCCTTATCAATCGTCCAGAGAGTCATTCTGAGCGTGATATCGTGCGTCACAGCGTGTGGTTTATGAAGACCGTTGGCACACCTGGTCATGTCAATGTGCGTATGGTGCGTGAAATTGCCAAAATTCGCTATCAACGCAATTTTCATCCGCTTGGTACGGTGCAGCAGCTCAATGCTATCTTGGCATCAGGCTCTATCAGTCGATTTAGCAAGCAAGTCAAAGCACCCACTATCGTACTGCATGGCAGCGCTGATGGCTTAATTCCTGCATCACAAGGCCGAGTCGTTGCCAAGACCATTCCCAATGCCACGTTCCA
- a CDS encoding adenine phosphoribosyltransferase has protein sequence MSTNAAATSATNNETSHMLNTDHPFWQIIRTVPDFPKAGIDFYDITPLLRSHIDAVIDALLAALPEGLMDEVDCLGAVEARGFVFASMLAGRLGKGMILLRKPGKLPPPVANKAYALEYGKDTLEMQNNLPPERVLLVDDILATGGTLTTAYELCQSADHTVVGALVLLDLVDLHGEFPVPVYTVLKA, from the coding sequence ATGAGTACCAATGCCGCCGCCACATCCGCCACCAACAATGAGACGTCACATATGCTCAATACTGACCATCCGTTTTGGCAGATTATTCGCACAGTACCAGACTTTCCAAAAGCTGGCATTGATTTTTATGACATTACCCCGTTACTGCGCAGTCATATTGACGCTGTCATTGACGCGCTACTTGCTGCATTGCCAGAAGGGCTTATGGACGAGGTAGATTGTCTGGGTGCGGTAGAAGCGCGCGGTTTTGTATTTGCCAGTATGTTAGCAGGTCGTCTGGGCAAAGGCATGATCTTGCTACGTAAACCAGGTAAGCTGCCGCCGCCAGTTGCCAACAAAGCCTATGCACTGGAGTATGGTAAAGACACGCTTGAGATGCAAAATAATCTACCGCCTGAGCGTGTACTATTGGTCGATGATATCTTAGCGACTGGTGGTACGTTGACCACCGCTTACGAGCTGTGTCAATCAGCTGACCATACTGTGGTCGGTGCGTTAGTGTTATTGGACTTGGTCGACTTGCATGGCGAGTTCCCAGTACCTGTTTATACGGTACTAAAAGCTTAA
- a CDS encoding rubredoxin: MKRYECIVCGWIYDEALGCPEEGIAPGTKWEDIPDDWTCPECGVGKLDFEMLEL; the protein is encoded by the coding sequence ATGAAACGTTATGAATGTATTGTCTGCGGCTGGATATATGATGAGGCGCTTGGCTGCCCAGAAGAAGGTATCGCACCTGGTACTAAGTGGGAAGACATCCCTGATGACTGGACTTGCCCTGAGTGCGGTGTCGGCAAGCTTGATTTTGAGATGCTTGAGCTGTAG